The Lactuca sativa cultivar Salinas chromosome 2, Lsat_Salinas_v11, whole genome shotgun sequence genome includes a window with the following:
- the LOC111876456 gene encoding protein NRT1/ PTR FAMILY 5.8, whose protein sequence is MAEEKSFQSLNKPCVLLIVIAGVERFVFKGVASNLVIYLIDVMNMSSSSAARTVNSWCGFTSMLPLLVAPLVDSYWNRYSTILASSFLYLVGLLALTSTALNKSNSSSSSSSSSLFWSLYLISLGQGGYNPSLQAFGADQIDKEDELPTKTDTDKSPAKKSMFFKWWYFGICSGSLIGVSIMPNIQDTVGWGLGFAMPTMAMAVSIVMFSCGSRFYSYSHDRSNDVRSLEKVVQAIKCSVSKFVHSKTEEKKPGLVDLELEEKPLCLKGENETVYLVDERSNNSNHLVKIVKVVVSLLPIWTTLLMFAVIFQQPATFFIKQGMAMKRNIGDSYKIPPATLQSAITISIILLMPFYDTIFIPLTKLILRNENGITTMQRIAIGMFLSVIAMIFAATVEMKRLQTSTESELETLSIFWLLPQYILLGISDIFTVVGMQEFFYSAVPEGMKTMGIALYTSVFGVGSFLSALLVYLVEYFTSSEGGKGNWFSDDMREARLDKYYWLLAVTSALSLVIFVLLCNLQKTKS, encoded by the exons ATGGCCGAAGAGAAAAGTTTCCAGTCACTCAACAAACCTTGTGTTCTGCTCATAG TGATTGCTGGGGTGGAGCGGTTTGTGTTCAAAGGCGTGGCGTCAAATCTTGTAATTTATCTGATCGACGTGATGAATATGAGCAGCTCCTCCGCCGCGAGAACCGTCAACAGCTGGTGTGGTTTTACATCGATGTTGCCATTATTGGTGGCGCCGCTGGTGGATTCTTATTGGAACCGATACTCCACCATATTAGCGTCTTCTTTCCTCTATCTCGTG GGGCTATTGGCATTAACATCAACAGCATTAAACAAATCtaactcatcatcatcttcatcgtcTTCGTCACTGTTTTGGTCACTTTATCTAATTTCACTAGGCCAAGGTGGGTACAATCCTTCTTTGCAGGCGTTCGGCGCCGATCAAATCGATAAAGAAGACGAGCTTCCGACGAAAACTGATACTGATAAGAGCCCCGCCAAGAAAAGCATGTTCTTTAAATGGTGGTATTTCGGAATCTGCAGTGGTAGTCTTATAGGCGTGTCAATCATGCCGAATATACAAGACACTGTGGGTTGGGGTTTAGGGTTTGCCATGCCCACCATGGCCATGGCAGTCTCCATTGTTATGTTTTCATGCGGCAgccggttttactcgtatagccATGACCGGAGCAATGACGTTAGATCTTTGGAGAAGGTCGTTCAAGCCATTAAATGTTCTGTGTCTAAATTTGTCCATTCCAAAACAGAAGAAAAAAAACCAGGCCTTGTTGATCTCGA GCTCGAAGAGAAACCGCTCTGTTTAAAAGGAGAAAATGAAACTGTATATTTAGTTGATGAAAGGTCAAACAACAGTAATCATCTGGTCAAAATCGTAAAAGTCGTCGTCAGTCTACTACCTATTTGGACCACATTGCTAATGTTCGCCGTCATTTTCCAACAACCAGCAACCTTCTTCATAAAACAAGGAATGGCGATGAAAAGAAACATCGGAGACAGCTACAAGATCCCGCCGGCAACCCTCCAAAGCGCCATAACCATATCAATAATCCTTCTTATGCCATTCTATGACACCATCTTCATCCCCTTGACTAAATTAATCTTGCGTAACGAGAACGGAATCACGACAATGCAAAGAATCGCCATCGGAATGTTCCTTTCCGTTATCGCAATGATATTCGCAGCTACTGTCGAAATGAAGAGACTTCAGACGTCGACGGAATCAGAATTGGAGACTCTGAGTATATTTTGGTTGTTACCGCAGTACATATTGTTGGGTATATCGGACATTTTCACGGTGGTCGGAATGCAGGAGTTTTTTTACAGTGCGGTGCCGGAGGGGATGAAGACGATGGGGATAGCTCTGTATACAAGTGTGTTTGGGGTGGGGAGCTTTTTGAGTGCATTATTGGTGTATTTGGTAGAGTATTTTACGAGCTCTGAAGGTGGGAAAGGTAACTGGTTTTCAGATGATATGAGGGAAGCAAGGCTGGACAAATATTACTGGTTGTTGGCAGTTACAAGTGCTTTAAGCTTGGTGATTTTTGTGTTGCTTTGCAACCTTCAAAAGACAAAATCATGA